From a single Bacillus pseudomycoides DSM 12442 genomic region:
- the nuoB gene encoding NADH-quinone oxidoreductase subunit NuoB, translating to MVINFEDLHPGERAELERNIFFTTLEQIKGWARSNSLWPMTFGLACCAIEMMGVGSSHYDLDRFGSFFRTSPRQSDVMIVSGTVTKKMAPIVRRLYDQMPEPKWVIAMGSCATAGGPYVNSYAVVKGVDQIVPVDVYIPGCPPNPAALIYGINKLKEKIRYEAKTGKQVTNR from the coding sequence ATGGTTATAAATTTTGAAGATTTACATCCAGGGGAACGAGCGGAATTAGAGAGAAATATCTTTTTTACAACACTTGAACAGATAAAAGGATGGGCACGTAGTAATTCTTTATGGCCGATGACATTTGGACTTGCATGCTGCGCGATTGAAATGATGGGAGTTGGCTCATCGCATTATGATCTAGACCGGTTTGGGTCATTTTTCCGGACATCGCCGAGGCAATCAGATGTCATGATTGTTTCAGGAACAGTAACAAAGAAAATGGCACCAATTGTGCGTCGTTTATACGATCAAATGCCAGAACCGAAATGGGTTATTGCAATGGGTTCTTGTGCAACAGCTGGTGGCCCGTATGTGAACTCGTATGCTGTTGTGAAAGGGGTGGACCAAATCGTACCGGTAGATGTGTACATTCCAGGATGTCCCCCGAACCCAGCTGCTTTAATTTATGGGATTAATAAATTAAAAGAGAAGATTCGTTACGAAGCAAAGACTGGAAAGCAGGTGACGAATAGATGA
- a CDS encoding NADH-quinone oxidoreductase subunit A, giving the protein MANVYENSYMIVGIFLLLGILLPVVALTLGKLLRPHKPSAAKETTYESGIEPYHDANVRFHARYYIFALLFVIFDVETVFLYPWAVAYDKLGLFALIEMLIFVIMLLIGLAYAWKKKVLQWL; this is encoded by the coding sequence GTGGCAAATGTATATGAAAATAGTTATATGATTGTTGGCATCTTTTTACTATTGGGCATATTACTGCCGGTAGTGGCTCTTACATTAGGCAAGCTGCTGCGCCCACATAAACCAAGTGCAGCAAAGGAAACGACGTACGAAAGCGGAATTGAACCCTATCATGATGCAAATGTTCGTTTTCATGCTCGTTATTATATTTTTGCATTATTGTTTGTCATTTTTGATGTGGAAACTGTATTTTTATATCCGTGGGCTGTCGCATATGACAAGCTTGGTTTGTTCGCGCTTATTGAAATGTTGATCTTTGTCATTATGTTGCTCATTGGTTTGGCCTATGCTTGGAAAAAGAAGGTGTTACAATGGTTATAA